The following coding sequences are from one Asterias amurensis chromosome 8, ASM3211899v1 window:
- the LOC139940404 gene encoding BTB/POZ domain-containing protein 16-like has translation MAEVGTMMMNNFSATSKHSTGLPYLPSSPPKARMSSVAMSYTSALQTAPYSALVGVVVDCRQPSRHPASPRYRIRRQVGGTNRWRLPESLGGDLLGTAQAIKSLNEPYNDSMVAVMTAENPATSINSDPERPYQFPSRDILEDRPHTTLDARTSNRWSTQRSLEPRPPGTAPCRLSSPSPIERFQPSSARSPTPVDIFHYHSAPIHSVLGPDILLQCLDTNWELHRPYIQKSSTLTELLCKAENKPHSELYYRDPMSATLDQYISKSNHYSTEYQDISHSLSMTDSPRSLDGGERRRIDHPAHIVKARTNTMTKLKLKVRDSMVTRDAFAVALGNLYHDDIDVEKCDVVGVLASAHSLGFLDLERRCADIMLRNLSSMTVCKYHQAGLKYKVGQVVNACERWLELNLIPHLSVQIQLRDLPLELLQKIIKSSRFFTFSEYYLYKLLCYWIFLQQNSHLQLMPSHSTIVTFFNSLSKTTAFVDREQGQKYAGLFRSIRLAGVTDTRHLDDMLRMNVIPQEWILKTLSMHYHALQGGGDMSLMLNFGNDAIRTGFIIEQEPRYHSEVVSIHGFHFELKAHRQGKDSTYQFYMQRLKPHDPTLSFRICERQTFSLRQDREVLYSIRAQCRIQGQDYLFNTGILGKKFGLGSKTSKSEVLSLDGLCLPIYVTFSILFPPS, from the exons ATGGCTGAAGTAGGAACAATGATGATGAATAATTTCTCTGCCACATCAAAACATTCCACGGGGTTGCCGTACTTACCATCCTCGCCTCCCAAAGCCAGAATGTCCTCGGTGGCAATGTCATACACAAG tgCTTTACAGACTGCTCCGTACTCTGCACTGGTTGGTGTAGTTGTAGACTGCAGACAGCCTTCAAGG CATCCTGCGTCACCCCGATACCGCATCCGGCGACAGGTAGGAGGAACAAACCGATGGAGATTGCCAGAATCCTTGGGAGGAGACCTCCTTGGTACAGCCCAAGCCATTAAGTCTCTGAACGAGCCTTACAATGACAGCATGGTTGCTGTCATGACAG CTGAGAATCCAGCCACAAGCATCAACAGCGACCCAGAGAGGCCATACCAGTTTCCGAGCAGAGATATCTTAGAAGACCGGCCACACACGACACTTGATGCCCGGACAAGCAATCGTTGGTCAACACAGAGATCACTAGAGCCGAGGCCACCAGGCACTGCACCGTGCAGACTCAGCAG TCCGTCACCGATTGAAAGGTTCCAGCCGTCATCTGCCCGCTCACCGACACCTGTAGACATCTTTCATTATCACTCTGCACCCATTCACAGTGTACTCGGACCAG acATTCTCCTGCAGTGTCTAGACACAAACTGGGAGCTCCATCGTCCGTACATCCAGAAGTCCTCCACCCTCACCGAGCTCCTCTGCAAGGCGGAGAACAAACCCCACTCGGAGCTCTACTATCGTGACCCAATGTCGGCAACCCTTGACCAGTACATCAGTAAGAGTAACCACTACAGCACGGAGTACCAAGACATCAGTCATAGCCTGAGTATGACGGACAGCCCACGGAGTCTGGACGGTGGGGAGAGGAGGCGGATTGACCACCCGGCACACATCGTCAAGGCTCGGACCAACACCATGACCAAGCTCAAACTGAAAGTCAGGGATTCCATGGTGACTAGAGATG CATTTGCTGTTGCCCTGGGCAACCTGTACCATGACGACATCGACGTTGAGAAGTGTGACGTGGTGGGAGTTCTAGCATCTGCCCACTCTTTAGGTTTTCTGGACTTGGAAAGAAG ATGTGCTGATATTATGTTGAGGAACCTGAGTTCAATGACTGTTTGCAAGTATCACCAGGCCGGGTTGAAG tacAAAGTGGGGCAAGTGGTCAATGCATGTGAGAGATGGTTGGAGCTTAATCTTATTCCCCAT ctTTCGGTTCAAATCCAGTTGAGGGATCTACCTTTGGAACTCCTACAGAAAATTATCAAATCCAGCCG gtttttcACATTCAGTGAATACTACTTGTACAAGCTCCTCTGCTATTGGATCTTCCTACAGCAAAATTCACATCTTCAGCTGATGCCATCACATAGCACCATTGTAACATTCTTCAATAG TCTGAGCAAAACAACTGCTTTTGTGGACCGCGAGCAAGGCCAGAAGTATGCCGGCCTCTTCCGCTCCATCCGCCTCGCTGGAGTGACGGACACTCGTCACCTTGATGACATGCTTAGGATGAACGTCATACCACAAGAGtggatcttaaagacactgagtATGCATTACCACGCCCTGCAGGGAGGCGGTGACATGTCGCTCATGTTGAACTTTGGCAACGACGCCATCAGAACTGGCTTCATCATTGAGCAG GAGCCAAGGTACCACAGCGAGGTTGTATCCATCCATGGTTTTCACTTTGAGCTGAAGGCTCATCGACAAGGCAAAGACTCAACTTATCAATTCTACATGCAG CGCCTAAAGCCACATGATCCCACCTTATCCTTCCGCATCTGTGAGCGTCAGACGTTCTCACTTCGTCAGGACCGCGAGGTGCTATACAGCATTCGAGCACAGTGTCGCATCCAGGGCCAGGACTACCTCTTCAATACGGGTATATTGGGCAAGAAGTTTGGCCTGGGGTCTAAGACGAGCAAGAGCGAGGTGTTATCGCTGGACGGACTGTGCCTTCCGATCTACGTCACATTCAGTATTTTATTCCCGCCGTCCTAG
- the LOC139940402 gene encoding uncharacterized protein isoform X2, with product MEIGNGGSLDSQEKLEKDDKETKSSSESFGEGVVSGTDVDAGVLLSVRRGSVTAAERPRPMTGARGGSSHVGSHSFHFVGSKKQDASFADVGFVRPHHSRADVNISKQGVNEGDEVAIEGNLSTVESSKSDTELLMQETDAEVPNVRLDQLSSEMAKIVTLASASEVVRQSNSCDQVSASHLNKCNSSSQQAHWADSGHNVDLRGQRSNGGIKGKKSSRPVEGKRSSNTMLGRIKNLNCLSSSDDGRSREDLTASSEDVSKTPRSISKIPKKRKTKKKKKQGEGEESEKGNSDEKSSSGTEVGRATAEEEVVGTEKKPKEAEQDVVLGKSNEDVSLPSPPDVLKEIKTGASPVTHQQPTQDDSSSQGTRPSEPILDDSKKNVELSGSSIELLKEYEDHVDDGETVLPAVLTGDQLPSGNIKPTHSVEFDTPPKKKMRADAARDPGVVDHLSTPPMLLHLVEEVLRSKSDIPLKAVRERCRILSQQSGALPGISIDETLRLAVLGSLSFAAERVPGHQEIRRRAASAPGPLEHLSQAFNASEISVDPKIESGISSFDSALNEYTGLLKSKTDSGSSSGITFRQNGDQTTKSSSSDSSQDEFVRRMQRARHSSKYQASPSPTPQQVHFLDNTKKGVTTTGYQDTKGDSIGSMMAASSGYGSSLQAKLTRLETDLSNDKDLGKPYKVDEPLEEDSMRRKELAFILKMLQKDSGGHHQGSDVTMDASPLEAAISYLYWSRHDAQDLLKKPQQHQKVVIEDKLEAQNLQLDLPPHRGNDNLEHLKIELQQRVKQIDDAIAKHEAMANAVTHQQQLESPGPILADLITSSPDSKSSSSSCEDSRPPSSFQCNRSVAYMSPGGALGGGIPSVDECESARRLRRESVEKMMDLSKEKEQMSAQLKEQRLAAVQLEAHLLSQLTTLTKEYQGLMTHDQEQQKIVREYKQKLDKKQKDLDHIEAQLADRGLDTKQVQQELDTISFTFKEKIHQLQTQLAGAERQNLDLQESLGYAGTMLETMKEESKMKDREIVKLREEFMTELKDERSYRSQLDSKLISQSNDIHHMAISLNDLQEENHTQADEMRHLHQALEASHQSQAELQQQLQQSAQRLETENLKWRQQRQQLKEHLNETKACLEKSQLHLKTLSHTNQSLSSTTKQLQTSYKDLSSQLEKEKLAKEMTCQDLERLRKELESERKTRSDQVNAQLSQWQGSLQKSTKKLSAALNNKIQQQQSELQHIRDINTELVAGLQDEHSFTKPTTSGQQSGAQHVQFPEFNSSSQNPLHQKRHQFQRQPPCYSQQSDWTYLNTEGIVPDTRQECGSYQQHRRC from the exons ATGGAAATTGGAAATGGTGGATCATTGGATTCTCAAGAAAAACTTGAGAAAGATGACAAGGAAACGAAGAGTTCGAGCGAGTCGTTTGGAGAGGGTGTTGTAAGCGGGACTGATGTCGACGCTGGTGTGTTGTTGAGCGTACGACGCGGGTCGGTGACTGCAGCGGAGAGGCCCCGACCGATGACCGGTGCGCGGGGCGGGAGTAGTCATGTTGGCTCACATTCCTTCCATTTCGTTGG GTCTAAGAAGCAGGACGCTTCTTTTGCTGATGTTGGGTTTGTGAGACCACACCACAGCCGTGCAGATGTGAATATCTCCAAGCAGGGAGTGAACGAAGGGGATGAGGTTGCAATTG AGGGGAACTTGTCGACAGTTGAATCCAGCAAGTCTGATACTGAACTCCTGATGCAGGAAACAGACGCTGAAGTTCCTAATGTCAGGCTAGATCAACTCTCTAGTGAGATGGCTAAAATAGTCACACTGGCTTCAG CCAGCGAAGTTGTTCGTCAGTCAAACTCTTGCGACCAAGTCTCGGCGTCTCATCTCAACAAATGCAACTCATCCTCTCAACAGGCACACTGGGCTGACTCAGGTCATAATGTTGATCtgagaggtcagaggtcaaatgGAGGAATCAAGGGGAAAAAGAGCAGTCGACCCGTAGAGGGCAAAAG GTCTAGCAACACCATGCTCGGACGCATTAAAAACCTGAACTGTCTGAGCAGCTCCGATGATGGCCGCAGCAGAGAGGACTTGACTGCCTCCTCGGAAGACGTCTCAAAGACTCCTCGATCCATCTCCAAGATTCCAAAGAAGAGGAAgaccaagaagaagaagaaacaggGCGAAGGAGAGGAGAGCGAGAAGGGTAACTCTGATGAGAAGAGCAGCAGCGGGACTGAGGTTGGGAGAGCGACGGCTGAGGAGGAGGTTGTTGGGACTGAGAAGAAACCGAAGGAGGCGGAGCAAGACGTTGTGCTTGGAAAATCAAATGAAG ACGTGTCTCTGCCATCTCCGCCAGATGTGTTGAAGGAGATTAAGACAGGTGCCTCTCCTGTAACTCATCAACAACCAACTCAAGATGATAGCAGCAGTCAGGGAACTAGACCCTCGGAACCAATTCTAGACGATTCCAAGAAAAATGTGGAATTGTCTGGATCCAGTATTGAGCTCCTAAAAGAGTACGAAGATCACGTCGATGATGGGGAAACTGTGCTTCCTGCCGTCCTCACCGGCGACCAGTTGCCCTCCGGAAATATAAAACCTACGCACTCTGTGGAGTTTGACACGCCACCTAAGAAGAAGATGCGTGCTGACGCCGCAAGAGATCCTGGCGTTGTTGACCATTTGAGCACCCCTCCGATGCTGCTGCACCTTGTGGAAGAGGTTCTGAGGTCCAAATCAGACATACCCTTGAAGGCTGTGCGGGAGAGATGCAGAATACTCAGCCAGCAGAGCGGCGCTTTGCCTGGAATCTCCATCGATGAGACACTCCGCCTGGCAGTCTTGGGATCACTCTCCTTCGCAGCTGAGAGGGTCCCTGGACACCAGGAGATCAGAAGAAGAGCTGCCAGTGCTCCAGGACCCCTCGAGCATTTATCCCAAGCTTTCAATGCCAGCGAGATATCAGTGGACCCGAAGATAGAATCCGGCATTTCCAGTTTTGACAGCGCTCTAAATGAGTACACGGGATTACTCAAAAGTAAAACAGACTCGGGATCCAGTAGTGGGATAACTTTCCGGCAAAATGGCGACCAGACGACGAAGAGTTCATCATCTGACAGCAGCCAGGATGAATTCGTCCGACGAATGCAGAGAGCTCGACATTCTTCAAAGTATCAGGCTTCCCCTTCCCCTACCCCGCAGCAAGTCCACTTCTTAGACAACACCAAGAAGGGAGTGACTACCACAGGGTACCAAGACACTAAGGGAGACAGCATTGGTAGCATGATGGCCGCTTCCTCTGGCTACGGTAGCAGCCTCCAGGCCAAACTTACCAGACTGGAGACGGATCTCAGCAACGATAAAGATTTAGGAAAGCCGTACAAGGTGGATGAACCACTAGAAGAAGATTCTATG AGGAGGAAGGAATTGGCTTTCATCTTAAAGATGCTTCAGAAGGACAGTGGAGGTCATCACCAGGGTTCAGATGTCACGATGGATGCCAGCCCTCTAGAGGCTGCTATTAGTTATTTATACTGGAGCAGACACGATGCGCAGGATCTACTAAAGAAACCTCAACAGCATCAGAAG GTTGTGATTGAAGACAAGCTAGAGGCCCAGAATCTACAGTTGGATCTACCTCCACATAG GGGAAATGATAACTTGGAGCACTTGAAGATTGAGCTCCAGCAAAGAGTCAAGCAAATAGATGATGCCATCGCTAAACATGAAG CAATGGCCAATGCAGTTACACATCAACAGCAACTTGAAAGCCCTGGACCCATCTTAGCTGATCTCATAACATCGAGCCCTGACAGCAAATCCTCCTCATCCTCTTGTGAAGACAGCCGACCCCCGAGCAGCTTCCAATGTAACCGCTCCGTGGCCTACATGTCCCCAGGGGGCGCTCTTGGGGGTGGGATCCCCAGCGTGGATGAGTGTGAATCTGCTAGGAGACTCAGGAGGGAGTCGGTGGAGAAGATGATGGACCTATCGAAGGAGAAAGAGCAAATGTCGGCACAGTTGAAG GAGCAACGTCTTGCTGCTGTTCAGCTAGAAGCGCATCTTCTGTCTCAACTGACCACCCTCACCAAGGAATATCAAGGTCTTATGACCCACGATCAAGAACAGCAAAAGATTGTTAGGGAGTACAAACAAAAGCTGGACAAGAAGCAAAAAG ATTTAGACCACATCGAAGCCCAGCTGGCCGATCGAGGACTTGATACAAAGCAGGTCCAGCAAGAACTAGACACCATCTCCTTCACATTCAAAGAGAAGATCCACCAGCTTCAGACCCAACTCGCTGGAGCAGAGAGACAGAACTTGGACCTGCAGGAGAGCCTCGGATATGCCGGGACGATGCTGGAGACCATGAAGGAAGAATCCAAGATGAAAGACAGAGAGATAGTGAAGCTTCGCGAGGAATTTATGACAGAGCTTAAAGATGAGAGAAG TTACCGCTCTCAGCTTGATTCCAAGCTCATCTCTCAATCCAACGATATCCACCACATGGCCATCTCCCTGAACGACCTACAAGAAGAGAACCACACCCAAGCAGATGAGATGCGCCATCTCCACCAGGCACTGGAGGCGTCGCATCAGAGCCAAGCTGAACTACAACAGCAACTCCAGCAATCTGCTCAGAGATTGGAGACTGAAAACCTCAAATGGAGACAACAAAGACAGCAACTGAAGGAACACTTAAATGAG ACCAAGGCCTGTCTGGAGAAATCCCAGCTTCATCTGAAGACCTTGTCTCACACCAACCAATCCCTGTCCTCCACCACCAAACAGCTTCAGACCAGCTACAAGGACCTGAGTTCCCAACTGGAGAAGGAGAAACTTGCCAAAGAGATGACCTGCCAAGACCTGGAGAGACTCAGAAAAGAACTGGAGTCTGAGAGAAAGACTAGG TCTGATCAAGTGAATGCCCAGCTGTCCCAGTGGCAAGGAAGTCTACAAAAGAGTACCAAGAAGCTGTCTGCTGCCCTCAATAACAAAAT ACAGCAGCAACAGAGCGAGTTACAGCATATAAGAGATATCAATACTGAACTGGTTGCTGGTCTTCAAGATGAACACAG TTTCACCAAGCCAACGACAAGTGGCCAACAAAGCGGGGCTCAGCATGTTCAGTTTCCAGAGTTTAACTCATCATCCCAGAATCCATTGCATCAAAAACGTCATCAGTTCCAACGCCAACCACCGTGTTACTCTCAGCAGAGCGACTGGACATACCTGAACACCGAGGGCATTGTACCCGATACTAGACAAGAGTGCGGCTCCTACCAGCAACACAGAAGGTGTTAA
- the LOC139940402 gene encoding uncharacterized protein isoform X1: MEIGNGGSLDSQEKLEKDDKETKSSSESFGEGVVSGTDVDAGVLLSVRRGSVTAAERPRPMTGARGGSSHVGSHSFHFVGSKKQDASFADVGFVRPHHSRADVNISKQGVNEGDEVAIEGNLSTVESSKSDTELLMQETDAEVPNVRLDQLSSEMAKIVTLASASEVVRQSNSCDQVSASHLNKCNSSSQQAHWADSGHNVDLRGQRSNGGIKGKKSSRPVEGKRSSNTMLGRIKNLNCLSSSDDGRSREDLTASSEDVSKTPRSISKIPKKRKTKKKKKQGEGEESEKGNSDEKSSSGTEVGRATAEEEVVGTEKKPKEAEQDVVLGKSNEDVSLPSPPDVLKEIKTGASPVTHQQPTQDDSSSQGTRPSEPILDDSKKNVELSGSSIELLKEYEDHVDDGETVLPAVLTGDQLPSGNIKPTHSVEFDTPPKKKMRADAARDPGVVDHLSTPPMLLHLVEEVLRSKSDIPLKAVRERCRILSQQSGALPGISIDETLRLAVLGSLSFAAERVPGHQEIRRRAASAPGPLEHLSQAFNASEISVDPKIESGISSFDSALNEYTGLLKSKTDSGSSSGITFRQNGDQTTKSSSSDSSQDEFVRRMQRARHSSKYQASPSPTPQQVHFLDNTKKGVTTTGYQDTKGDSIGSMMAASSGYGSSLQAKLTRLETDLSNDKDLGKPYKVDEPLEEDSMRRKELAFILKMLQKDSGGHHQGSDVTMDASPLEAAISYLYWSRHDAQDLLKKPQQHQKVVIEDKLEAQNLQLDLPPHSRGNDNLEHLKIELQQRVKQIDDAIAKHEAMANAVTHQQQLESPGPILADLITSSPDSKSSSSSCEDSRPPSSFQCNRSVAYMSPGGALGGGIPSVDECESARRLRRESVEKMMDLSKEKEQMSAQLKEQRLAAVQLEAHLLSQLTTLTKEYQGLMTHDQEQQKIVREYKQKLDKKQKDLDHIEAQLADRGLDTKQVQQELDTISFTFKEKIHQLQTQLAGAERQNLDLQESLGYAGTMLETMKEESKMKDREIVKLREEFMTELKDERSYRSQLDSKLISQSNDIHHMAISLNDLQEENHTQADEMRHLHQALEASHQSQAELQQQLQQSAQRLETENLKWRQQRQQLKEHLNETKACLEKSQLHLKTLSHTNQSLSSTTKQLQTSYKDLSSQLEKEKLAKEMTCQDLERLRKELESERKTRSDQVNAQLSQWQGSLQKSTKKLSAALNNKIQQQQSELQHIRDINTELVAGLQDEHSFTKPTTSGQQSGAQHVQFPEFNSSSQNPLHQKRHQFQRQPPCYSQQSDWTYLNTEGIVPDTRQECGSYQQHRRC; encoded by the exons ATGGAAATTGGAAATGGTGGATCATTGGATTCTCAAGAAAAACTTGAGAAAGATGACAAGGAAACGAAGAGTTCGAGCGAGTCGTTTGGAGAGGGTGTTGTAAGCGGGACTGATGTCGACGCTGGTGTGTTGTTGAGCGTACGACGCGGGTCGGTGACTGCAGCGGAGAGGCCCCGACCGATGACCGGTGCGCGGGGCGGGAGTAGTCATGTTGGCTCACATTCCTTCCATTTCGTTGG GTCTAAGAAGCAGGACGCTTCTTTTGCTGATGTTGGGTTTGTGAGACCACACCACAGCCGTGCAGATGTGAATATCTCCAAGCAGGGAGTGAACGAAGGGGATGAGGTTGCAATTG AGGGGAACTTGTCGACAGTTGAATCCAGCAAGTCTGATACTGAACTCCTGATGCAGGAAACAGACGCTGAAGTTCCTAATGTCAGGCTAGATCAACTCTCTAGTGAGATGGCTAAAATAGTCACACTGGCTTCAG CCAGCGAAGTTGTTCGTCAGTCAAACTCTTGCGACCAAGTCTCGGCGTCTCATCTCAACAAATGCAACTCATCCTCTCAACAGGCACACTGGGCTGACTCAGGTCATAATGTTGATCtgagaggtcagaggtcaaatgGAGGAATCAAGGGGAAAAAGAGCAGTCGACCCGTAGAGGGCAAAAG GTCTAGCAACACCATGCTCGGACGCATTAAAAACCTGAACTGTCTGAGCAGCTCCGATGATGGCCGCAGCAGAGAGGACTTGACTGCCTCCTCGGAAGACGTCTCAAAGACTCCTCGATCCATCTCCAAGATTCCAAAGAAGAGGAAgaccaagaagaagaagaaacaggGCGAAGGAGAGGAGAGCGAGAAGGGTAACTCTGATGAGAAGAGCAGCAGCGGGACTGAGGTTGGGAGAGCGACGGCTGAGGAGGAGGTTGTTGGGACTGAGAAGAAACCGAAGGAGGCGGAGCAAGACGTTGTGCTTGGAAAATCAAATGAAG ACGTGTCTCTGCCATCTCCGCCAGATGTGTTGAAGGAGATTAAGACAGGTGCCTCTCCTGTAACTCATCAACAACCAACTCAAGATGATAGCAGCAGTCAGGGAACTAGACCCTCGGAACCAATTCTAGACGATTCCAAGAAAAATGTGGAATTGTCTGGATCCAGTATTGAGCTCCTAAAAGAGTACGAAGATCACGTCGATGATGGGGAAACTGTGCTTCCTGCCGTCCTCACCGGCGACCAGTTGCCCTCCGGAAATATAAAACCTACGCACTCTGTGGAGTTTGACACGCCACCTAAGAAGAAGATGCGTGCTGACGCCGCAAGAGATCCTGGCGTTGTTGACCATTTGAGCACCCCTCCGATGCTGCTGCACCTTGTGGAAGAGGTTCTGAGGTCCAAATCAGACATACCCTTGAAGGCTGTGCGGGAGAGATGCAGAATACTCAGCCAGCAGAGCGGCGCTTTGCCTGGAATCTCCATCGATGAGACACTCCGCCTGGCAGTCTTGGGATCACTCTCCTTCGCAGCTGAGAGGGTCCCTGGACACCAGGAGATCAGAAGAAGAGCTGCCAGTGCTCCAGGACCCCTCGAGCATTTATCCCAAGCTTTCAATGCCAGCGAGATATCAGTGGACCCGAAGATAGAATCCGGCATTTCCAGTTTTGACAGCGCTCTAAATGAGTACACGGGATTACTCAAAAGTAAAACAGACTCGGGATCCAGTAGTGGGATAACTTTCCGGCAAAATGGCGACCAGACGACGAAGAGTTCATCATCTGACAGCAGCCAGGATGAATTCGTCCGACGAATGCAGAGAGCTCGACATTCTTCAAAGTATCAGGCTTCCCCTTCCCCTACCCCGCAGCAAGTCCACTTCTTAGACAACACCAAGAAGGGAGTGACTACCACAGGGTACCAAGACACTAAGGGAGACAGCATTGGTAGCATGATGGCCGCTTCCTCTGGCTACGGTAGCAGCCTCCAGGCCAAACTTACCAGACTGGAGACGGATCTCAGCAACGATAAAGATTTAGGAAAGCCGTACAAGGTGGATGAACCACTAGAAGAAGATTCTATG AGGAGGAAGGAATTGGCTTTCATCTTAAAGATGCTTCAGAAGGACAGTGGAGGTCATCACCAGGGTTCAGATGTCACGATGGATGCCAGCCCTCTAGAGGCTGCTATTAGTTATTTATACTGGAGCAGACACGATGCGCAGGATCTACTAAAGAAACCTCAACAGCATCAGAAG GTTGTGATTGAAGACAAGCTAGAGGCCCAGAATCTACAGTTGGATCTACCTCCACATAG CAGGGGAAATGATAACTTGGAGCACTTGAAGATTGAGCTCCAGCAAAGAGTCAAGCAAATAGATGATGCCATCGCTAAACATGAAG CAATGGCCAATGCAGTTACACATCAACAGCAACTTGAAAGCCCTGGACCCATCTTAGCTGATCTCATAACATCGAGCCCTGACAGCAAATCCTCCTCATCCTCTTGTGAAGACAGCCGACCCCCGAGCAGCTTCCAATGTAACCGCTCCGTGGCCTACATGTCCCCAGGGGGCGCTCTTGGGGGTGGGATCCCCAGCGTGGATGAGTGTGAATCTGCTAGGAGACTCAGGAGGGAGTCGGTGGAGAAGATGATGGACCTATCGAAGGAGAAAGAGCAAATGTCGGCACAGTTGAAG GAGCAACGTCTTGCTGCTGTTCAGCTAGAAGCGCATCTTCTGTCTCAACTGACCACCCTCACCAAGGAATATCAAGGTCTTATGACCCACGATCAAGAACAGCAAAAGATTGTTAGGGAGTACAAACAAAAGCTGGACAAGAAGCAAAAAG ATTTAGACCACATCGAAGCCCAGCTGGCCGATCGAGGACTTGATACAAAGCAGGTCCAGCAAGAACTAGACACCATCTCCTTCACATTCAAAGAGAAGATCCACCAGCTTCAGACCCAACTCGCTGGAGCAGAGAGACAGAACTTGGACCTGCAGGAGAGCCTCGGATATGCCGGGACGATGCTGGAGACCATGAAGGAAGAATCCAAGATGAAAGACAGAGAGATAGTGAAGCTTCGCGAGGAATTTATGACAGAGCTTAAAGATGAGAGAAG TTACCGCTCTCAGCTTGATTCCAAGCTCATCTCTCAATCCAACGATATCCACCACATGGCCATCTCCCTGAACGACCTACAAGAAGAGAACCACACCCAAGCAGATGAGATGCGCCATCTCCACCAGGCACTGGAGGCGTCGCATCAGAGCCAAGCTGAACTACAACAGCAACTCCAGCAATCTGCTCAGAGATTGGAGACTGAAAACCTCAAATGGAGACAACAAAGACAGCAACTGAAGGAACACTTAAATGAG ACCAAGGCCTGTCTGGAGAAATCCCAGCTTCATCTGAAGACCTTGTCTCACACCAACCAATCCCTGTCCTCCACCACCAAACAGCTTCAGACCAGCTACAAGGACCTGAGTTCCCAACTGGAGAAGGAGAAACTTGCCAAAGAGATGACCTGCCAAGACCTGGAGAGACTCAGAAAAGAACTGGAGTCTGAGAGAAAGACTAGG TCTGATCAAGTGAATGCCCAGCTGTCCCAGTGGCAAGGAAGTCTACAAAAGAGTACCAAGAAGCTGTCTGCTGCCCTCAATAACAAAAT ACAGCAGCAACAGAGCGAGTTACAGCATATAAGAGATATCAATACTGAACTGGTTGCTGGTCTTCAAGATGAACACAG TTTCACCAAGCCAACGACAAGTGGCCAACAAAGCGGGGCTCAGCATGTTCAGTTTCCAGAGTTTAACTCATCATCCCAGAATCCATTGCATCAAAAACGTCATCAGTTCCAACGCCAACCACCGTGTTACTCTCAGCAGAGCGACTGGACATACCTGAACACCGAGGGCATTGTACCCGATACTAGACAAGAGTGCGGCTCCTACCAGCAACACAGAAGGTGTTAA